A part of Populus alba chromosome 8, ASM523922v2, whole genome shotgun sequence genomic DNA contains:
- the LOC118062445 gene encoding uncharacterized protein, which yields MNEMKQNHNISIVRINSVEKRDEKKELTRTALKTENFNMANSAFITPPPTSDIDHMPNVFSPPPPPPPPSSIFDMIPCDISTGGDPKAGSLGFMDLLDINQDFGASAFLFDWCNQNPVVGSPQQQQSFVPSPASSVPETSEVLNNPATPNSSASISSSSNEAGEDAFQQVKAGDQEEEQDQDKNKKQLKPKKRSQKRLREPRFAFMTKSEVDHLDDGYRWRKYGQKAVKNSPYPRSYYRCTSAGCGVKKRVERSSDDPSIVVTTYEGQHIHPSPVIRGSIGILADSSRFGAATSSFVFPQPLYQQKDASMYSSSPSLNFTSSTTRFSPSFSLQERRLGSPPSLLRDHGLLQDIVPSQMIRKESKEEW from the exons ATGAATGAAATGAAGCAGAATCATAATATCAGTATTGTGCGCATAAATTCTGTGGAGAAGAGAGACGAGAAGAAAGAGTTAACAAGAACAGCATTAAAGACAGAGAATTTCAATATGGCAAATTCTGCATTCATTACACCACCACCAACAAGTGATATTGATCACATGCCTAATGTAttctctccaccaccaccaccaccaccaccaagtaGCATCTTTGACATGATACCATGTGATATTAGTACTGGTGGTGATCCAAAGGCGGGGTCTTTAGGATTTATGGACTTGCTTGATATCAACCAAGATTTTGGTGCTTctgcttttttatttgattggtgTAATCAGAATCCGGTCGTGGGGTCTCCGCAGCAGCAACAGTCTTTTGTCCCTTCACCGGCATCAAGCGTACCGGAAACATCGGAGGTGTTGAATAACCCAGCAACTCCGAATTCATCAGCTTCTATCTCTTCCTCTTCGAATGAAGCAGGAGAGGATGCTTTCCAACAAGTTAAAGCTGGAGATCAAGAAGAAGAGCAGGATCAAGATAAGAACAAGAaaca gttaaaaccaaaaaagaggAGCCAAAAAAGGCTAAGAGAGCCGAGATTTGCTTTCATGACAAAGAGTGAAGTTGATCACCTAGATGATGGGTACAGGTGGAGGAAGTACGGCCAGAAAGCTGTGAAAAACAGTCCCTACCCAAG GAGTTATTATCGTTGCACTAGTGCAGGCTGTGGTGTGAAGAAGAGAGTGGAGAGATCTTCAGATGATCCATCTATTGTTGTTACGACATATGAAGGACAACACATACATCCAAGCCCAGTAATTAGAGGAAGTATTGGAATCCTGGCTGATTCTAGTCGTTTTGGTGCTGCAAcgtcttcttttgtttttccgcAACCTCTGTACCAGCAAAAAGATGCTTCCATGTATAGCTCATCACCTTCTTTAAACTTTACTTCAAGTACTACTCGTTTTAGtccttccttttctcttcaagagAGAAGGTTGGGGAGCCCACCTTCTTTGCTTAGAGACCATGGCCTTCTTCAGGATATTGTGCCCTCTCAGATGATCAGAAAGGAGTCTAAAGAGGAGTGGTAG
- the LOC118062446 gene encoding prefoldin subunit 3 yields MASSSTTAAATETTTERRGIPGAQFVEDVETYLNQSGLDVNSALSFLQERLQQYKLVEMKLLAQQRDLQAKIPDIEKCLDVVATLQAKKGTGEPLIADFEVSEGIYSRARIEDAESVCLWLGANVMLEYSCEEANDLLQKNLDNAKASLEVLVADLLFLRDQVTITQVTIARVYNWDVHQKRRMREAVTAEKDS; encoded by the exons atggcatcatcatcaacaactgCAGCAGCAACAGAAACAACTACAGAGAGAAGAGGAATACCAGGAGCTCAGTTTGTAGAAGATGTTGAAACCTATCTTAATCAATCTGGTCTTGATGTCAACTCTGCCCTGTCTTTTCTGCAAGAAAG ATTACAGCAATATAAGCTGGTGGAGATGAAACTTCTTGCCCAACAAAGGGATCTTCAG GCAAAGATACCTGATATAGAGAAGTGCTTAGATGTGGTTGCCACTTTACAGGCTAAGAAGGGTACTGGTGAG CCTCTTATTGCTGATTTTGAAGTTTCCGAAGGCATATATTCTCGGGCTCGCATTGAGGATGCTGAGTCGGTTTGTTTATGGCTAGGAGCAAATGTCATGTTGGAGTATTCATGTGAAGAG GCGAATGATCTTCTACAAAAGAATTTGGATAACGCTAAAGCTAGTCTAGAAGTTCTAGTTGCCGATCTATTATTCTTAAGGGATCAAGTCACAATAACACAG GTTACTATTGCCCGTGTGTATAATTGGGATGTTCACCAGAAGCGCAGAATGCGAGAAGCTGTTACTGCTGAGAAAGACTCATGA
- the LOC118062506 gene encoding transcription factor bHLH148, giving the protein MMMASSTTTTSVAAVNTNANINTDRTRRKKKKKSLLQQHQSKQNQNSQSHAKWKTEAQQQIYSSKLIQALSQVNLNPSSSSAPRQGRAVREVADRALAFAAKGKTRWSRAILTNRIKLKFRKQQHKRQRLASSSSSSSGSTVVTTASNSRSSRKHKVSVLRLKGKGLPAVQRKVRVLGRLVPGCRKQPLPIILEEATDYIAALEMQVKAMSAIAELLSRSSSGAGSSLEPMSS; this is encoded by the coding sequence atgatgatggcaTCATCGACGACAACAACGTCAGTAGCAGCAGTGAATACGAACGCCAACATCAACACGGATCgaacaagaaggaaaaagaagaagaaatcccTGTTGCAACAGCACCAATCAAAACAGAACCAAAACTCGCAGAGCCACGCCAAATGGAAAACAGAAGCACAACAACAAATCTACTCATCCAAACTTATCCAAGCCTTAAGCCAAGTCAATCTCAACCCCTCATCTTCATCAGCTCCGCGTCAAGGTCGAGCCGTTAGAGAGGTTGCTGATCGAGCTTTAGCTTTTGCTGCTAAAGGTAAAACGAGATGGAGCCGGGCCATTCTGACTAACCGGATCAAACTCAAATTTCGGAAACAGCAACATAAGCGACAGAGACTTGCGTCTTCGTCTTCGTCTTCTTCAGGATCTACTGTAGTTACAACTGCGAGTAATAGCCGGTCGTCGAGGAAGCATAAAGTGAGTGTTTTGAGGCTGAAGGGGAAGGGTTTGCCGGCTGTTCAAAGAAAAGTTCGTGTTCTTGGCCGATTAGTTCCCGGTTGCCGGAAACAACCATTGCCTATTATCTTGGAAGAAGCTACGGATTATATTGCTGCTCTGGAGATGCAAGTTAAAGCCATGTCTGCTATAGCTGAGCTGCTTTCTCGCTCTTCCTCCGGAGCCGGCTCTTCCTTGGAGCCGATGAGCTCCTGA
- the LOC118062505 gene encoding uncharacterized protein: MKAYQTPSRKEHCSRTSSDRICKDSLLKKPLKNAKKSFDGAFISATPGVSPEISKESSDLSPVSEISDANHCCQTASISVLALNPVVSASTEISSLPAITPNSNTITITDDSSSISTDCYGVSKQCSSKIGQVEGLEADIVVNLLKQARIEVSKADVQSKKLLDALIKVVIDEFYTLTGEKDLTNCFVSMKGRVVCLCLLIWSFAVSGFLLFDLGLGSSGGGPPPT, translated from the exons ATGAAAGCTTATCAAACACCATCAAGAAAAGAACACTGCTCTCGAACTTCTTCTGATCGCATATGCAAGGATTCTCTGTTGAAGAAGCCTCTAAAG AATGCCAAGAAAAGCTTCGACGGTGCGTTTATCTCGGCTACTCCAGGTGTTTCTCCGGAAATCAGCAAGGAATCGAGTGATTTATCTCCGGTTTCGGAGATCTCTGATGCTAACCATTGTTGCCAAACAGCATCA ATCTCCGTGCTAGCTTTAAATCCAGTTGTTTCAGCTTCAACAGAAATATCCTCTCTCCCGGCTATTACCCCAAATTCAaacaccatcaccatcactgATGATTCGAGCAGTATTTCTACGGATTGTTATGGTGTTAGCAAACAATGCAGCTCGAAGATCGGTCAAGTGGAGGGACTGGAGGCAGATATTGTGGTGAATCTTCTCAAACAAGCTCGAATTGAGGTTTCGAAAGCAGATGTTCAATCAAAGAAGCTTCTGGATGCATTAATTAAGGTTGTCATAGATGAATTTTACACTCTAACAGGAGAGAAAGACTTGAcaaattgttttgtttctatGAAAGGGCGTGTCGTATGTTTGTGTTTGTTGATTTGGAGCTTTGCGGTGTCTGGGTTCCTCTTGTTTGATCTGGGATTGGGTAGCTCCGGTGGCGGACCGCCGCCTACTTAA